A genomic window from bacterium includes:
- the carB gene encoding carbamoyl-phosphate synthase large subunit, with product MPRRDDIRKILIIGSGPIIIGQACEFDYSGTQACKALKKLGYEIVLVNSNPATIMTDPAMADVTYIEPLNVASLTEIIAKERPDALLPNLGGQTGLNLSSALAREGVLEKYGVRVIGVNVEAIRRGEDRQEFKDTMTRLGIGMPRSEIATSYEEAVQVVKRIGLPVVIRPAYTMGGTGGGFVYNMEEFRTIANRGLSVSPVSQILVEESVLGWEELELEVVRDARGQKITVCFIENVDAMGVHTGDSFCTAPMLTIAPELQDRLQKYSYDIVDAIEVIGGTNVQFAHDPETGRVVVIEINPRTSRSSALASKATGFPIAFVSSLLACGLTLDEIPYWRDGSLEKYTPSGEYVVVKFSRWAFEKFQGVQDRLGTQMRAVGEVMSIGKTYKEALQKSIRSLEIGRYGLGFAKDFHGKTLPELMGMLAEPTSDRQFLMYEALRKGAETDALHERTHIKRWFIDQMRDLVRLEERVLAHKGRLPPDDLLVEAKRDGFADKYLARILGIGETTIRQRRIALGIVEAWDSVPVSGVENAAYYYSTYNGPDRVRTSDRRKILVLGGGPNRIGQGIEFDYCCVHAAFALREAGYESIMVNCNPETVSTDYDTSDKLYFEPLTVEDVLSIYEKEKPEGVIVQFGGQTPLNLAGELEAAGVRILGTPPATIDLAEDRDRFRKIIAKLGIPQPESGMASTLEEALAIAGRIGYPLMVRPSYVLGGRAMEKVHDEEMLREYLAKAVEVSPERPILIDRFLDDAIEAEADAIADGTDAFVPSVMEHIELAGVHSGDSACVIPPVSIPRKHIDTIEEYTRKIAVEFGVVGLMNIQYAIEKDTVYILEANPRASRTVPLVSKVCNIPMAALATQVMLGKKLRDLNLVRRPLPHFGVKEAVFPFNMFPEVDPLLGPEMRSTGEVLGMAENYGEAFFKAQVAAGQLLPMEGTVLITVSERDRAGALEAARRFAELGFSIVATDGTRKFLESNGVGSSPILKVHEGRPNIADAIKNGEIHLVVNTPAGKTSMHDDSYIRKTAIKHKVPYITTTAAAIATAKGISAHRQGHAEVRSLQQYHAGIAV from the coding sequence ATGCCGCGCCGCGACGACATCCGGAAGATCCTGATCATCGGGTCCGGCCCGATCATCATCGGCCAGGCGTGCGAGTTCGACTACTCGGGAACGCAGGCGTGCAAGGCGCTCAAGAAGCTCGGCTACGAGATCGTCCTGGTCAACTCGAACCCGGCGACGATCATGACCGACCCCGCCATGGCCGATGTCACTTACATCGAACCGCTGAACGTGGCCTCCCTCACCGAGATCATCGCCAAGGAGCGCCCGGACGCGCTGCTGCCGAACCTGGGCGGCCAGACCGGCCTCAACCTCTCCTCGGCCCTGGCCCGCGAGGGAGTCCTGGAGAAGTACGGAGTGCGCGTGATCGGGGTCAACGTCGAGGCGATCCGCCGCGGCGAGGACCGCCAGGAATTCAAGGACACCATGACGCGGCTCGGGATCGGGATGCCCCGAAGCGAAATCGCCACCAGCTACGAGGAAGCCGTCCAGGTCGTGAAACGGATCGGCCTTCCGGTGGTGATCCGGCCCGCCTACACCATGGGGGGGACCGGCGGCGGATTCGTCTACAACATGGAAGAGTTCCGGACGATCGCGAACCGGGGGCTCTCGGTGAGTCCCGTGAGCCAGATCCTCGTCGAGGAGTCGGTCCTCGGCTGGGAGGAGCTCGAGCTGGAAGTCGTCCGGGACGCCAGGGGGCAGAAGATCACCGTCTGTTTCATCGAGAACGTCGACGCCATGGGGGTCCACACCGGGGATTCCTTCTGCACGGCTCCCATGCTGACCATCGCGCCGGAGCTCCAGGACCGCCTCCAGAAATATTCGTACGACATCGTCGACGCCATCGAGGTGATCGGGGGGACGAACGTCCAGTTCGCCCATGACCCGGAGACGGGGCGGGTGGTTGTGATCGAGATCAACCCGCGCACCTCCCGCTCCTCGGCCCTCGCGTCCAAGGCGACCGGCTTCCCCATCGCCTTCGTCTCCTCCCTGCTCGCCTGCGGGCTGACCCTCGACGAGATCCCCTACTGGCGCGACGGATCCCTCGAGAAGTACACCCCGTCCGGGGAGTACGTCGTGGTCAAGTTCTCCCGGTGGGCCTTCGAGAAGTTCCAGGGGGTGCAGGATCGCCTCGGGACGCAGATGCGCGCGGTCGGGGAGGTGATGAGCATCGGGAAGACGTACAAGGAGGCGCTGCAGAAATCGATCCGCTCGCTGGAGATCGGCCGCTACGGGCTGGGCTTCGCGAAGGACTTCCACGGGAAGACCCTCCCGGAACTGATGGGGATGCTCGCCGAGCCGACAAGCGATCGCCAGTTCCTCATGTACGAGGCGCTGCGCAAGGGGGCCGAAACCGATGCCCTCCACGAGCGCACCCACATCAAGCGCTGGTTCATCGACCAGATGCGGGATCTCGTACGGCTCGAGGAGAGGGTGCTGGCGCATAAAGGGCGTCTTCCCCCCGACGACCTCCTCGTCGAGGCGAAAAGGGACGGGTTCGCCGACAAGTACCTCGCCCGGATCCTCGGCATCGGGGAAACGACGATCCGGCAGAGGCGGATCGCACTGGGCATCGTCGAGGCATGGGACTCGGTCCCGGTCAGCGGGGTGGAGAACGCCGCCTACTACTACTCGACCTACAACGGGCCGGACCGGGTCAGGACGAGCGACCGGAGGAAGATCCTCGTCCTCGGCGGCGGTCCGAACCGGATCGGGCAGGGGATCGAATTCGATTATTGCTGCGTCCACGCCGCCTTCGCCCTCCGCGAGGCGGGGTACGAATCGATCATGGTCAACTGCAACCCGGAGACCGTCTCCACGGACTACGACACCTCCGACAAGCTCTACTTCGAGCCCCTGACCGTCGAGGACGTCCTCTCGATCTACGAAAAGGAGAAGCCCGAGGGAGTGATCGTGCAGTTCGGCGGTCAGACGCCCCTCAACCTCGCCGGGGAACTCGAGGCGGCGGGGGTCCGGATCCTCGGCACCCCCCCGGCGACGATCGACCTCGCCGAGGACCGGGACCGGTTCCGCAAGATCATCGCGAAGCTGGGGATCCCCCAGCCGGAGTCCGGGATGGCGAGCACCCTCGAGGAAGCGCTCGCCATCGCCGGAAGGATAGGATACCCGCTGATGGTCCGACCGTCCTACGTCCTGGGTGGGCGGGCGATGGAGAAAGTGCACGACGAGGAGATGCTTCGGGAGTACCTGGCCAAGGCGGTGGAGGTCTCCCCCGAGCGCCCGATCCTGATCGACCGGTTCCTCGACGACGCCATCGAGGCGGAGGCGGACGCGATCGCGGACGGGACCGACGCCTTCGTCCCGTCCGTGATGGAGCACATCGAGCTCGCCGGGGTTCACTCCGGCGACTCGGCGTGCGTCATCCCGCCGGTGAGCATCCCCAGGAAGCACATCGACACGATCGAGGAGTACACGCGGAAGATCGCGGTGGAGTTCGGCGTGGTGGGGTTGATGAACATCCAGTACGCCATCGAGAAGGACACGGTCTACATCCTCGAGGCGAATCCGCGCGCGAGCAGGACGGTGCCGCTCGTCAGCAAGGTCTGCAACATCCCGATGGCCGCCCTCGCCACACAGGTCATGCTGGGGAAAAAACTGCGCGATCTGAACCTCGTCCGGCGCCCGCTCCCCCACTTCGGGGTCAAGGAGGCGGTCTTTCCGTTCAACATGTTCCCTGAAGTCGACCCGCTGCTCGGCCCGGAGATGCGCTCGACCGGGGAGGTACTCGGGATGGCGGAGAATTACGGAGAGGCTTTCTTCAAGGCGCAGGTCGCCGCGGGGCAACTCCTTCCGATGGAGGGGACGGTCCTCATCACCGTCTCCGAGCGGGACCGGGCGGGGGCGCTGGAGGCGGCCCGTCGCTTCGCGGAGCTGGGGTTCTCGATCGTCGCCACGGACGGGACAAGGAAGTTCCTCGAGTCCAACGGCGTCGGGTCATCCCCGATCCTGAAGGTCCACGAAGGGCGCCCCAACATCGCCGACGCCATCAAGAACGGGGAGATCCACCTGGTCGTCAACACGCCGGCCGGAAAGACCAGCATGCACGACGACTCCTATATCCGGAAAACGGCCATTAAACACAAAGTTCCCTACATCACGACCACGGCGGCCGCGATCGCGACGGCCAAGGGGATCTCCGCGCACCGGCAAGGCCATGCCGAAGTACGAAGCCTCCAGCAATACCACGCCGGGATCGCCGTTTGA